The following are encoded in a window of Paramormyrops kingsleyae isolate MSU_618 chromosome 12, PKINGS_0.4, whole genome shotgun sequence genomic DNA:
- the LOC111835501 gene encoding thiosulfate sulfurtransferase/rhodanese-like domain-containing protein 2 isoform X1 — protein MAAEFKVMSSGSPTRKTSASGSAWHLQDKRGSTDVRKISVSHFFYPIIMSGDHMAEQGSFSMELLQMDVENLVHCPPKYGRPPLLAALRKHHTHAKKKAFAMFVASKEASIHSGVALGQWQCCRRTFKEPASIHRHVAGTHIAEILQHTRGILGQMLNRDESESLEQRPLSKEEPQDVSCWIPQNSHFNEDQLVNGLGEVLLYYCYCPLEDPHLICLWQKVLCEKLHLTGKIRVATEGINGTVGGTKVATRLYVEAMLSHPIFKVMVQEDFKRSEGGAECFSNLRVGVYKEIVPMGVDPDVLSYRLAGVHLEPEEFHKEVEKLLSKGDSCTDTVLLDCRNFYESKIGQFSKCLAPDIRKFSYFPDYVDKNLELFRDKKVLMYCTGGIRCERGSAYLRSKDVCKEVYQLKGGIHKYLEQFPDGFYRGKLFVFDERYAIAYNNDVISECRYCSAPWDRYELCSTHFCCQLLLSCTSCRQQGRTSCCLTCQAKGEVPDCCGPPAELKEECECTALRARIPQDVA, from the exons ATGGCGGCAGAATTTAAGGTGATGTCTTCCGGGTCACCGACGCGGAAGACCAGTGCTTCCGGTAGCGCGTGGCACCTTCAAGATAAACGCGGTTCTACAG ACGTCAGGAAAATTTCAGTATCGCACTTCTTCTACCCCATAATCATGTCTGGTGATCACATGGCGGAGCAGGGAAGTTTCAGTATGGAGTTGCTCCAGATGGATGTTGAGAACCTTGTCCACTGCCCCCCTAAATATGGCAGGCCTCCTTTGTTGGCTGCTTTACGGAAACATCACACACATGCGAAGAAGAAG GCCTTTGCCATGTTCGTAGCCTCTAAGGAGGCTTCCATTCACAGTGGAGTGGCTCTTGGCCAATGGCAGTGCTGCAGGCGCACCTTCAAGGAGCCAGCTTCCATTCACAGGCACGTCGCTGGGACTCACATCGCTGAAATACTTCAGCATACCAGAGGCATCTTAGGACAGATGCTGAATAGGGATGAAAGTGAAAGTCTTGAACAAAGACCGCTGAGCAAAGAGGAACCTCAGGATGTGTCATGTTGGATCCCACAAAACAGCCACTTTAATGAGGATCAGCTGGTCAA CGGCCTGGGTGAAGTTCTTTTGTATTACTGCTACTGCCCTTTGGAGGACCCCCACCTCATTTGTTTGTGGCAAAAAGTGCTGTGTGAAAAATTACACCTAACTGGCAAG ATTCGCGTGGCAACAGAGGGTATTAATGGAACTGTGGGAGGAACCAAAGTGGCCACAAGGTTATATGTCGAAGCGATGCTTTCTCATCCGATCTTCAAAGTGATGGTGCAGGAGGATTTCAAG AGAAGTGAAGGAGGTGCAGAGTGCTTCTCTAACCTGAGGGTAGGGGTTTATAAAGAGATCGTTCCGATGGGGGTGGATCCTGACGTTCTTTCATACAGATTGGCTG GCGTCCATTTGGAGCCTGAAGAATTTCACAAAGAAGTTGAAAAGCTTTTGTCAAAAGGAGATTCATGCACAGATACCGTCCTCCTGGACTGCAGAAATTTCTATGAAAGTAAAATT GGACAGTTTAGTAAATGTCTGGCTCCTGACATTCGTAAATTCAGCTACTTCCCAGACTACGTGGATAAAAACCTGGAGCTCTTTCGGGATAAGAAAGTTCTCATGTACTGCACCGGCGGCATTCGCTGCGAGCGTGGGTCCGCGTACCTCCGCTCAAAG GATGTCTGTAAGGAAGTCTATCAACTAAAAGGAGGCATTCATAAATATCTGGAGCAATTTCCTGACGGCTTCTATCGGGGAAAACTGTTTGTGTTTGACGAGCGATATGCAATCGCCTATAATAATGACGTCATCTCAG AATGCCGGTACTGCAGCGCCCCATGGGACCGCTACGAGCTGTGCTCCACGCATTTCTGCTGTCAGCTGCTCCTCTCTTGCACCTCCTGCCGACAGCAGGGCCGCACCTCCTGCTGCCTGACCTGCCAGGCCAAGGGCGAGGTGCCCGACTGCTGTGGCCCCCCCGCCGAGCTGAAGGAGGAGTGTGAATGCACGGCCCTGAGGGCGCGAATTCCCCAGGACGTGGCCTGA
- the LOC111835501 gene encoding thiosulfate sulfurtransferase/rhodanese-like domain-containing protein 2 isoform X2: MELLQMDVENLVHCPPKYGRPPLLAALRKHHTHAKKKAFAMFVASKEASIHSGVALGQWQCCRRTFKEPASIHRHVAGTHIAEILQHTRGILGQMLNRDESESLEQRPLSKEEPQDVSCWIPQNSHFNEDQLVNGLGEVLLYYCYCPLEDPHLICLWQKVLCEKLHLTGKIRVATEGINGTVGGTKVATRLYVEAMLSHPIFKVMVQEDFKRSEGGAECFSNLRVGVYKEIVPMGVDPDVLSYRLAGVHLEPEEFHKEVEKLLSKGDSCTDTVLLDCRNFYESKIGQFSKCLAPDIRKFSYFPDYVDKNLELFRDKKVLMYCTGGIRCERGSAYLRSKDVCKEVYQLKGGIHKYLEQFPDGFYRGKLFVFDERYAIAYNNDVISECRYCSAPWDRYELCSTHFCCQLLLSCTSCRQQGRTSCCLTCQAKGEVPDCCGPPAELKEECECTALRARIPQDVA, encoded by the exons ATGGAGTTGCTCCAGATGGATGTTGAGAACCTTGTCCACTGCCCCCCTAAATATGGCAGGCCTCCTTTGTTGGCTGCTTTACGGAAACATCACACACATGCGAAGAAGAAG GCCTTTGCCATGTTCGTAGCCTCTAAGGAGGCTTCCATTCACAGTGGAGTGGCTCTTGGCCAATGGCAGTGCTGCAGGCGCACCTTCAAGGAGCCAGCTTCCATTCACAGGCACGTCGCTGGGACTCACATCGCTGAAATACTTCAGCATACCAGAGGCATCTTAGGACAGATGCTGAATAGGGATGAAAGTGAAAGTCTTGAACAAAGACCGCTGAGCAAAGAGGAACCTCAGGATGTGTCATGTTGGATCCCACAAAACAGCCACTTTAATGAGGATCAGCTGGTCAA CGGCCTGGGTGAAGTTCTTTTGTATTACTGCTACTGCCCTTTGGAGGACCCCCACCTCATTTGTTTGTGGCAAAAAGTGCTGTGTGAAAAATTACACCTAACTGGCAAG ATTCGCGTGGCAACAGAGGGTATTAATGGAACTGTGGGAGGAACCAAAGTGGCCACAAGGTTATATGTCGAAGCGATGCTTTCTCATCCGATCTTCAAAGTGATGGTGCAGGAGGATTTCAAG AGAAGTGAAGGAGGTGCAGAGTGCTTCTCTAACCTGAGGGTAGGGGTTTATAAAGAGATCGTTCCGATGGGGGTGGATCCTGACGTTCTTTCATACAGATTGGCTG GCGTCCATTTGGAGCCTGAAGAATTTCACAAAGAAGTTGAAAAGCTTTTGTCAAAAGGAGATTCATGCACAGATACCGTCCTCCTGGACTGCAGAAATTTCTATGAAAGTAAAATT GGACAGTTTAGTAAATGTCTGGCTCCTGACATTCGTAAATTCAGCTACTTCCCAGACTACGTGGATAAAAACCTGGAGCTCTTTCGGGATAAGAAAGTTCTCATGTACTGCACCGGCGGCATTCGCTGCGAGCGTGGGTCCGCGTACCTCCGCTCAAAG GATGTCTGTAAGGAAGTCTATCAACTAAAAGGAGGCATTCATAAATATCTGGAGCAATTTCCTGACGGCTTCTATCGGGGAAAACTGTTTGTGTTTGACGAGCGATATGCAATCGCCTATAATAATGACGTCATCTCAG AATGCCGGTACTGCAGCGCCCCATGGGACCGCTACGAGCTGTGCTCCACGCATTTCTGCTGTCAGCTGCTCCTCTCTTGCACCTCCTGCCGACAGCAGGGCCGCACCTCCTGCTGCCTGACCTGCCAGGCCAAGGGCGAGGTGCCCGACTGCTGTGGCCCCCCCGCCGAGCTGAAGGAGGAGTGTGAATGCACGGCCCTGAGGGCGCGAATTCCCCAGGACGTGGCCTGA